In Bombyx mori chromosome 11, ASM3026992v2, one genomic interval encodes:
- the LOC101742333 gene encoding sperm-associated antigen 7 homolog, with translation MDLLGSILNSMQKPPSTSEAQRNAMRQQREAMEKKQKEMKNMLNKFRKNIEEKIAKFIKDNKFSLEFEPMEQMYRSIIRDVADVAGLQVYSFGQEGVDRYSVIYTKEMGPSEDELAVRRSGGIWDESKAAELAKQRIENQKLAAIESEEEKHRKRKRGREELSGTFYKQKYAHLIGEDAAIQAAQKTNLNKSYGEVPSENKKDQRSIEQTMADIRAKKMKKAENDNTVEDTHSSVT, from the coding sequence ATGGATCTGCTCGGTTCCATTTTGAATTCGATGCAAAAGCCACCATCAACGAGTGAGGCCCAAAGAAATGCTATGAGACAACAACGTGAAGCTATggagaaaaaacaaaaggaaatgAAGAACATGCTTAACAAATTCAGGaaaaacattgaagagaaaataGCCAAATTCATCAAggacaataaattttcattagaaTTTGAACCAATGGAGCAAATGTATCGTTCTATAATACGTGATGTAGCCGATGTGGCTGGATTACAAGTATATTCCTTCGGTCAGGAGGGTGTTGACCGCTATTCCGTAATATATACCAAAGAAATGGGTCCCTCAGAGGATGAGTTGGCTGTGCGCAGGTCCGGTGGTATTTGGGACGAGAGTAAAGCCGCAGAACTTGCAAAACAACGTATCGAAAATCAGAAACTGGCAGCCATTGAATCTGAAGAAGAAAAGCACAGGAAAAGGAAACGAGGCCGTGAAGAATTAAGTGGTACATTTTACAAGCAGAAGTATGCGCATCTGATTGGCGAAGATGCCGCTATCCAAGCAGCACAGAAAACTAATTTAAACAAGAGCTATGGAGAGGTACCGAGTGAAAATAAGAAAGATCAGAGATCTATAGAGCAGACTATGGCAGATATAAGAgcaaaaaagatgaaaaaagcAGAAAACGACAACACCGTTGAAGATACACATAGCTCAGTtacgtaa